The following proteins are encoded in a genomic region of Actinomycetota bacterium:
- a CDS encoding DUF5667 domain-containing protein, which yields MDMTVGSFELKRMFEEALLKLNEGETFDDIIASHRALAGDLKVLLRADELLRAHLFEEEPSPVFADEFEKKLISSIYQAPVGGRAKNSFLYYRAFSLSARVAVASVLCFALLGGGAALSESALPTSPLYALKKGAESARLVFAVSNESKARLHVKFAQKRLDELKNLREEEAAGGAKEALMAEFDKNIRLAEDLAAPEISKDKAGLLIRAGELIGGAELALKGGGLNQSPAHDASPDPLNPSLGGEAGEPGQPALESSTLAATYQRASLAPLTISDLAADNLNFSPNGDSVKDEVKITLKARSGQRLSGAIFRGDIVISSNLRFKENESGGSYWARWDGRDDGGSALDNGVYTIKVFDGLGRYSSTDIRVILDTAPPSFSLQAPLDGQVFEGGGPTFAWQLVGDAASYTLQISTAPDFRSGSTLTFKDLADNVFTLASSKLKGGRYFVRALATDLAGNVSSTTASTFTLLAGGEEDKK from the coding sequence ATGGACATGACGGTAGGCAGTTTTGAACTTAAACGCATGTTTGAAGAAGCCCTCTTAAAGCTCAATGAGGGCGAGACGTTTGATGATATTATTGCAAGTCACCGGGCTCTGGCCGGTGATCTTAAGGTTCTTCTCAGAGCGGATGAGCTTCTAAGGGCCCATCTCTTTGAAGAAGAACCAAGCCCCGTTTTTGCCGACGAGTTTGAAAAGAAGCTGATAAGCTCGATTTACCAAGCGCCGGTGGGGGGGCGGGCCAAGAATTCATTCCTATATTACAGGGCCTTTTCGCTTTCGGCCAGAGTGGCGGTGGCGAGCGTATTATGCTTTGCCCTTCTTGGCGGAGGGGCCGCCCTTTCTGAAAGTGCCTTGCCGACCAGCCCGCTCTACGCCTTGAAAAAAGGGGCCGAATCGGCCCGCTTGGTTTTTGCCGTTAGCAATGAATCCAAGGCCCGCCTTCACGTAAAGTTTGCCCAAAAGCGGCTGGATGAGCTCAAAAACTTAAGGGAAGAAGAAGCGGCTGGCGGGGCCAAAGAGGCCCTAATGGCCGAGTTCGATAAGAATATTAGGCTGGCAGAAGACTTGGCGGCGCCAGAGATATCAAAAGATAAAGCCGGTCTCCTTATCAGGGCAGGCGAGCTCATCGGCGGAGCAGAGCTAGCCTTAAAGGGCGGCGGCTTAAATCAATCACCTGCCCATGACGCCTCACCTGATCCTTTAAACCCCTCTCTGGGTGGAGAGGCGGGTGAGCCAGGCCAGCCGGCCTTGGAATCATCAACTTTGGCGGCCACCTATCAGAGGGCGTCCCTTGCCCCTTTGACCATCAGCGATCTTGCCGCTGATAACTTAAACTTCAGCCCCAACGGCGACTCTGTAAAAGATGAGGTCAAGATCACCTTAAAAGCCAGAAGCGGCCAGAGGTTGAGCGGGGCCATCTTCAGGGGCGACATTGTCATCTCTTCGAACTTGAGATTTAAGGAGAACGAAAGCGGCGGCTCTTACTGGGCCCGCTGGGACGGCCGAGATGACGGCGGGAGCGCCCTGGATAATGGCGTCTATACCATCAAGGTCTTTGACGGCTTGGGACGTTATAGCTCAACCGATATCAGGGTAATCCTGGATACGGCCCCTCCCTCATTCTCGCTGCAGGCGCCCTTGGACGGTCAGGTTTTTGAAGGCGGCGGCCCAACCTTCGCCTGGCAGTTGGTCGGAGATGCAGCAAGTTATACCCTGCAAATTTCAACCGCGCCAGATTTTAGGAGCGGCAGCACTTTAACCTTCAAGGATTTGGCAGATAACGTATTCACCCTGGCCAGCTCAAAACTTAAAGGCGGGCGTTATTTCGTCCGCGCTCTGGCCACAGATCTGGCCGGTAATGTCAGCTCCACCACCGCATCAACCTTTACCCTGCTGGCTGGTGGGGAAGAAGATAAAAAATAA
- a CDS encoding RNA polymerase sigma factor, which produces MISEEELLGLVKRAKERDEAAFSELYRLYLKKVYGFIHYRVSSAQVAEDLTSKVFLKAFEKLPTLSGDGLVFVAWMMRIAANSVTDYYRSKGKHDGLFVGGDEAMDAALNSPSAGDVEEAVLSSFQYERVKRAVLELSEDQMRVILLKYMSGMTNAEVAEVLSKTEGAVKALAFRAVESLGKKLGNGHDGRQF; this is translated from the coding sequence GTGATCTCCGAAGAGGAATTGTTGGGTCTGGTAAAACGGGCCAAAGAGCGCGATGAGGCCGCCTTTTCGGAGCTTTATCGACTCTATTTGAAAAAGGTATATGGCTTCATTCACTACAGGGTAAGCAGCGCTCAGGTAGCCGAAGACCTAACATCCAAGGTCTTTCTTAAAGCCTTTGAGAAGCTGCCAACCTTAAGTGGTGATGGCCTGGTCTTTGTGGCCTGGATGATGCGGATAGCGGCCAATTCGGTCACCGACTATTATCGGTCCAAAGGCAAGCATGACGGCCTCTTTGTGGGCGGCGATGAGGCAATGGACGCGGCCTTGAACTCGCCAAGCGCTGGCGACGTGGAAGAGGCGGTCTTAAGCTCCTTCCAATACGAGCGGGTCAAAAGGGCGGTCTTGGAGTTGTCCGAAGATCAGATGCGGGTGATACTCTTAAAATATATGTCTGGCATGACCAACGCTGAGGTGGCCGAGGTCTTAAGCAAGACGGAGGGCGCTGTAAAGGCGCTCGCTTTTAGAGCAGTGGAATCACTTGGTAAAAAGTTAGGGAATGGACATGACGGTAGGCAGTTTTGA
- a CDS encoding S8 family serine peptidase has protein sequence MKRHQTGISYIVLLSFLAMLLLALVGLDAKAQGLSLSRAPLAGSALTSAAGEIIVKFIPGLTRQKREGLNKAIGARSKGFIEELGIELVESVDASLAEELVLAYRSSGLVEFAESNGFRQAARVPNDPRFHEQWNLNLIGAPLAWDISTGSSEVVVAVIDTGIDLHHPDLAANIWQNSDEIPANGLDDDNNGFIDDSYGWNFVDGNNSVADDDSNGHGSHVAGIIAAVSDNALGIASLAQKCPVMPIKGLNRQGYGDDYKIAKAITYAVDNGADIINISFGGSSRSEALLRAVEYARRKDVVVVAAAGNDAQAEVIYPAAFPYVIAVSATDVHDNIAPYSNYGDAVDLAAPGGDSRRPILSTSRSASYTYGMGTSLATPHVAALAALIRSAHPALKANEVERALESSALDRGDYGWDRYYGFGRIDAAKALISPLIISDPYEPNDTFATAYPISFGRLKAKMAKYADDFDTYSFTVSDPPKELSIILSNIPEASNYEVKLYDYLHRPLNVSNGQGAKERIDYRAVSSGTYYISISARRGSGSDDKDYLLSLMLEGQTFKFNDLSYFHWSFEDVSYLSAQALISGYPDGSFRPTNPVSRAEFASLICKIRGWDRTGPKEPSFPDVFASHWAYLDIEAAKSHGVISGYEDGSFRPDGPATRAEISSMIFALNNLAPGTSGPSFLDVPVAHWAYSPIMTCRNNGLIYGYQGGAFRPRARASRAEVSAILARLLRSYAS, from the coding sequence ATGAAAAGACATCAAACAGGAATATCATATATCGTTCTTTTAAGCTTTCTGGCCATGCTCCTTCTGGCTCTGGTGGGATTGGATGCAAAGGCTCAAGGTTTGAGCCTATCGCGGGCTCCTTTGGCGGGATCAGCTCTCACTTCGGCTGCGGGCGAGATCATCGTAAAGTTTATACCCGGGTTGACAAGGCAAAAGAGAGAAGGTCTGAATAAAGCGATTGGAGCTCGCAGCAAGGGATTTATTGAAGAGTTAGGTATCGAGCTTGTGGAATCGGTTGACGCCTCTCTGGCTGAAGAGTTGGTTTTGGCTTACCGATCATCGGGTTTGGTGGAATTTGCCGAGTCGAACGGCTTCCGCCAGGCCGCCAGGGTCCCAAACGATCCGCGTTTTCACGAACAATGGAATTTGAATCTCATCGGGGCGCCCTTAGCTTGGGATATCTCTACCGGATCTTCGGAAGTGGTCGTTGCTGTCATCGATACCGGCATAGACTTGCATCACCCCGATCTTGCCGCAAACATCTGGCAGAATTCTGACGAGATACCGGCAAACGGCCTCGATGATGATAACAACGGCTTTATTGACGATTCTTATGGTTGGAACTTCGTAGACGGAAACAACAGCGTCGCAGACGACGATTCAAACGGGCATGGCAGTCATGTGGCCGGCATAATAGCGGCCGTCAGTGATAATGCTTTGGGTATTGCCTCTCTAGCTCAGAAATGCCCAGTAATGCCCATTAAGGGCCTTAACAGACAAGGTTACGGAGATGACTATAAAATCGCTAAAGCCATCACCTATGCGGTCGACAACGGAGCTGACATAATAAATATAAGCTTCGGCGGTTCGAGTCGTTCCGAGGCCCTGCTTAGGGCGGTTGAATACGCTCGAAGAAAAGACGTGGTTGTGGTTGCCGCCGCTGGAAATGACGCTCAGGCAGAGGTTATCTATCCGGCAGCCTTTCCCTACGTGATAGCCGTCTCCGCAACCGATGTTCATGACAACATTGCTCCCTACTCAAACTATGGAGATGCGGTAGATCTGGCTGCTCCCGGTGGAGACTCAAGAAGGCCGATACTCAGCACATCCAGGTCAGCCTCGTATACCTATGGGATGGGGACGTCTTTGGCCACCCCTCACGTGGCTGCCCTGGCCGCTCTTATCCGCTCCGCCCATCCCGCCCTAAAAGCGAACGAGGTGGAGCGGGCGCTGGAGAGCTCGGCTCTGGATAGGGGGGATTACGGCTGGGACAGATATTATGGCTTTGGCCGAATAGATGCGGCTAAAGCCTTAATCTCCCCGCTGATCATCAGCGACCCCTATGAGCCAAACGATACCTTTGCTACGGCTTACCCCATCTCCTTTGGTCGCCTCAAAGCCAAGATGGCTAAATACGCCGATGACTTCGATACTTATAGCTTCACGGTTTCCGATCCACCCAAAGAGCTTTCAATAATTCTGTCCAACATCCCTGAAGCCTCCAATTACGAAGTAAAGCTCTACGATTACCTTCACCGCCCCTTGAACGTCTCTAATGGCCAGGGAGCAAAAGAACGTATCGACTACCGTGCCGTCTCCTCTGGTACTTATTACATATCAATTTCGGCTCGAAGGGGAAGTGGCAGCGACGACAAGGATTATCTCTTGAGCTTAATGCTTGAGGGTCAAACATTTAAGTTTAACGATCTCTCATATTTTCACTGGTCTTTTGAGGATGTAAGCTACTTAAGCGCTCAAGCGCTCATCAGCGGCTATCCCGATGGTTCTTTCCGTCCAACCAACCCGGTCAGCCGGGCCGAATTCGCCTCCCTTATCTGTAAAATACGAGGCTGGGATCGGACAGGCCCAAAAGAGCCCTCTTTTCCGGATGTTTTTGCCTCTCATTGGGCTTATCTAGACATCGAGGCGGCCAAGTCTCATGGCGTCATTTCCGGCTATGAGGATGGCTCTTTTAGGCCGGACGGCCCGGCCACTAGGGCCGAGATATCCAGCATGATCTTTGCATTAAACAACCTCGCTCCGGGCACTTCAGGCCCTTCTTTTTTGGACGTCCCGGTCGCCCATTGGGCCTATTCACCCATTATGACGTGCAGAAATAATGGCCTCATCTACGGCTATCAGGGCGGCGCCTTCCGGCCGCGCGCCCGCGCCAGCCGGGCGGAAGTCTCGGCCATTCTCGCCCGTCTTCTGCGTTCATATGCTTCTTAA
- the csaB gene encoding polysaccharide pyruvyl transferase CsaB translates to MPHKRVVISGYYGFDSVGDEAILLSLIMAIKEEMADAEITVLSSEPVKTAHTFSVQAVSRSDLFAIVKILKVSDLLISGGGGLFQDIFRLNSVLYYGGLIALAKMLGLKVAIYSQGVGPLNRVSARRFTRGAFSVADLITIRDVQSKELLEEIGVKKEIIVLADPVLGLDIPFEPPEKGEGKSPYIGIAPRDWPGGDLQRLAELADRLISEEKADIILIPMKYPEDLIFAKEIEVRMTGRAEILDAPDPLATLKAISKLDFLIGIPLHSLVMAAKVKVPFLAILYDPKVENFLKLVGREPPLRLKSFSAQEAAAKVRAGLRGERYSPVQEGAIERLSAKAHSAAELALGLLKKTYLLGLKVDVMGLKEATPLLERLIKEGGSHRVITLNTEMAVLAQNDKELCSIINQSDMVLADSFGIKWAARLRAKVTGVDLVYALSSLAAKKGYKVAFFGGEDGVAAAAAQNLSQEYPGLSVIGTYHGFLSAKEEQDMMSGFRADSPDILFVGLGIPKQEKWIATNQEDLKIPLALGIGGSFDVISGRTKRAPAVVQRLNLEWLYRLLAQPKKRFKRVALSLPKFVYLVIKDRF, encoded by the coding sequence ATGCCTCATAAGAGGGTCGTCATCTCCGGCTACTACGGATTTGATAGTGTAGGCGACGAGGCGATACTTCTTTCTCTCATCATGGCCATAAAAGAAGAAATGGCAGACGCTGAGATAACCGTCCTATCATCTGAGCCCGTTAAGACGGCTCACACCTTTAGCGTTCAAGCGGTGAGCCGGAGCGATCTTTTTGCGATCGTTAAGATACTGAAGGTCTCCGATCTTCTTATTAGCGGTGGTGGCGGTCTGTTTCAGGATATCTTCAGATTAAATAGTGTGCTCTACTATGGTGGCCTGATAGCTTTGGCTAAAATGCTTGGCTTAAAGGTTGCTATCTATTCTCAAGGGGTGGGGCCCCTAAATAGGGTCTCTGCGCGCCGCTTTACCCGCGGCGCCTTCTCTGTGGCCGATCTTATCACCATCAGGGACGTTCAATCCAAGGAGCTGCTTGAAGAGATTGGGGTCAAAAAGGAGATCATCGTCTTGGCCGATCCTGTTCTTGGTCTTGACATCCCCTTTGAGCCCCCCGAAAAAGGCGAGGGCAAAAGTCCTTACATCGGCATCGCCCCCCGCGACTGGCCGGGCGGCGATCTTCAAAGACTTGCCGAATTAGCCGATCGGCTGATAAGCGAAGAGAAGGCGGATATCATCCTCATTCCCATGAAATATCCCGAAGACCTCATCTTTGCCAAGGAGATAGAGGTCAGGATGACAGGTAGGGCCGAGATCTTGGACGCACCCGATCCCCTGGCCACTCTCAAGGCTATCAGCAAGCTCGATTTTCTTATCGGCATCCCCCTCCATTCCCTCGTGATGGCCGCCAAGGTCAAAGTGCCCTTTCTGGCTATCCTCTACGACCCTAAGGTCGAAAACTTTCTCAAGCTTGTTGGCCGCGAGCCCCCCTTAAGACTTAAATCATTCTCTGCCCAAGAAGCGGCTGCTAAGGTAAGAGCCGGTTTACGAGGAGAGAGATACAGCCCCGTTCAAGAAGGGGCGATCGAAAGACTTTCTGCCAAGGCTCACTCGGCCGCTGAGCTCGCCCTGGGTCTTCTTAAAAAAACTTATCTCCTTGGCCTTAAGGTTGACGTCATGGGGCTCAAAGAAGCCACTCCGCTCCTTGAGCGCCTTATCAAAGAGGGTGGTTCCCACAGGGTCATCACCCTAAATACTGAAATGGCCGTTCTCGCTCAGAATGACAAGGAGCTCTGTTCCATCATCAATCAATCCGACATGGTCCTTGCCGACAGCTTCGGTATAAAATGGGCCGCTCGCCTGAGAGCCAAAGTAACCGGCGTCGATCTGGTCTACGCTCTAAGCTCTCTGGCCGCAAAGAAAGGCTATAAGGTCGCCTTCTTTGGCGGTGAAGATGGCGTCGCCGCCGCTGCTGCCCAAAATCTGTCTCAGGAATACCCCGGCCTTAGTGTCATAGGCACTTACCACGGGTTTTTATCTGCCAAGGAGGAGCAGGATATGATGAGCGGCTTCAGAGCCGATTCACCTGACATACTTTTTGTAGGTCTTGGTATTCCCAAGCAGGAGAAGTGGATAGCGACTAACCAAGAAGACTTGAAAATACCCCTGGCTTTAGGCATAGGCGGCAGTTTCGATGTCATCTCCGGCAGGACCAAGAGGGCTCCCGCCGTTGTTCAGCGCTTGAATTTGGAGTGGCTCTACCGTCTTTTGGCTCAGCCCAAAAAGAGATTTAAGCGGGTCGCCCTCTCCCTTCCCAAATTTGTTTACTTGGTTATCAAAGATCGCTTTTAA
- a CDS encoding DUF5693 family protein, translated as MIDIKKMLRVMVIVGVIASLILGYNRMVIDAKNNVVELALDFRDLTELSRLSGRSIPNLLDEAKKAKITDIAIYEDTIMDLTIKGKAAYLCGAEIRSLYATSAPLGQKGFSLSRIRPGYQYILFTDLSACRRAFSNLSSRYGQEVAKMVGDRLIEIATVDQEIEMLSMGYDPEMVAMIHERGLKTVAVLRNDGRIKKEGIQTIVNNIHLIGADIAISLGKEVAAYAPPGANQEVSIADLTEALKREGVGLGFLEMVAIEGKGSLVESAGQEGVKIHEVAEWRTEKSTPAEVVATIRAAVRDRSIRLVYLRFFLKGATGPSLAERNIAYLQNVRESLVSAGYRLGDFSVPKVEESPFTTLLTALISLAVLAGFALLLLHHLKVSRLAILALFSAIVAVAFLATGREVMLFKGLALLAACLFPALSLVSMEKEIIKEKSSPLRYLSSAILLIKVSLITLTGGLIVSSLLLRESFLLGVDTFTGVKIAYLAPILAVIHILSQRWQPIKGGLKEFFNEPILVKYVILGGFMTAAAAFYLIRSGNASAEFVPASELLLRKLLDSILLVRPRFKEFLIGHPALILAASGLFDRKTTWALAILATIGQISLANTFCHTYSPLWVSLFRSFNGLVLGLLIGLVAAFIYEATAKFIKNAS; from the coding sequence ATGATCGATATCAAAAAAATGCTTAGGGTCATGGTCATTGTAGGTGTTATAGCCTCTCTCATCCTCGGCTATAACCGGATGGTCATCGATGCCAAGAATAATGTGGTTGAGCTTGCCCTTGACTTCAGGGATTTAACGGAACTCTCCCGGCTCTCCGGTCGGAGTATCCCCAACCTCTTGGATGAGGCAAAAAAGGCCAAGATTACCGATATTGCCATCTACGAAGACACAATTATGGATCTCACCATAAAAGGCAAGGCCGCATATCTCTGTGGCGCTGAGATTAGAAGCCTCTATGCAACATCCGCCCCCCTTGGCCAGAAGGGTTTTTCGCTGAGCCGGATTAGACCCGGCTATCAATATATACTCTTTACCGATCTTAGCGCTTGCCGGCGGGCTTTTTCCAACTTAAGCTCGCGCTACGGCCAAGAGGTGGCCAAAATGGTGGGCGATCGTCTAATAGAGATAGCCACCGTCGATCAAGAGATAGAGATGCTCTCAATGGGTTACGACCCTGAAATGGTTGCCATGATCCACGAGAGAGGCTTAAAAACGGTTGCCGTGCTAAGAAATGACGGGCGCATAAAAAAGGAAGGCATTCAGACTATCGTTAACAACATTCATCTTATCGGGGCCGATATAGCGATCTCCCTTGGTAAAGAGGTGGCCGCCTATGCTCCCCCCGGTGCCAATCAGGAAGTCTCCATAGCCGATCTTACCGAAGCCCTAAAAAGGGAGGGCGTGGGGCTCGGTTTTCTTGAGATGGTTGCCATAGAAGGCAAAGGGTCTCTTGTCGAATCGGCTGGCCAAGAAGGAGTAAAAATACACGAGGTTGCCGAGTGGCGAACTGAAAAATCAACCCCGGCCGAAGTGGTGGCCACCATCCGGGCGGCCGTGCGGGATAGAAGTATACGCCTAGTTTACCTGCGTTTCTTTTTGAAGGGAGCGACCGGCCCCTCGTTGGCCGAGCGTAACATCGCCTACCTTCAAAATGTTAGAGAGAGCCTGGTATCGGCCGGTTACCGCCTAGGAGACTTCAGCGTTCCCAAGGTTGAGGAGAGCCCTTTCACCACCCTCTTGACAGCCCTTATCTCACTTGCTGTCTTGGCCGGCTTTGCCCTTCTCCTCCTTCATCACTTGAAGGTTAGCCGCCTCGCTATCTTGGCTCTTTTTTCAGCCATCGTAGCTGTCGCCTTCTTAGCAACGGGCAGGGAGGTTATGCTCTTTAAAGGCCTCGCCTTGCTTGCCGCCTGTCTCTTTCCTGCCCTTAGCTTGGTTTCAATGGAAAAAGAGATAATAAAAGAGAAGTCTTCCCCTTTGAGGTATCTCTCTTCCGCTATTCTTCTCATCAAGGTTTCACTCATAACCCTAACTGGTGGTCTAATCGTCTCCTCTCTTCTTTTAAGGGAGAGCTTCTTGCTAGGTGTGGACACCTTCACCGGCGTTAAGATAGCCTATCTGGCGCCTATACTGGCGGTTATCCATATCCTCAGCCAGAGGTGGCAGCCGATAAAAGGCGGTCTTAAAGAGTTTTTCAATGAACCCATCCTAGTAAAATACGTCATCTTGGGCGGGTTTATGACGGCCGCCGCCGCTTTTTATTTAATCCGCTCGGGCAACGCTTCGGCCGAATTCGTGCCTGCTTCAGAGCTGTTATTGAGAAAGCTTTTAGATAGCATCTTGTTGGTCAGGCCACGCTTTAAGGAGTTTCTCATTGGCCATCCCGCCCTCATCCTTGCCGCATCTGGTCTTTTTGACCGCAAAACGACATGGGCTTTGGCTATTTTGGCAACGATTGGCCAGATATCGCTCGCTAATACCTTCTGCCATACCTACTCGCCCCTCTGGGTCTCTCTTTTTAGGAGTTTCAATGGTCTGGTCCTGGGTCTCCTGATCGGTCTTGTTGCTGCTTTTATATATGAAGCAACGGCCAAATTCATCAAAAATGCCTCATAA
- a CDS encoding DUF4127 family protein, whose protein sequence is MCKKLSVLALIPLIIITSISFPQTKTKALVKDPPLTILYVPLDNRPINYDYVIALSKTGDGIELILPPADLLNTGEATTDAPHIWQWVFKNAKEADALVLSLDTLFYGGLVPSRKHQLQPAQLQDRITKLYKLTDAINAPVYAFSTVMRSLNPRGEQHSFSPDAINRRNLNLQMTEKTLLMVESGKIDFLIVSLDDVVSFSKADKGSNRLTEAIATANKKARRVEVFHGADELGSLLFARAVNDLSGYKPKIFVTSLSDLENRTILLYEDRPFISSMSLKINALGGQPVSDPDAADLVLLINAAQNGVREASAQSGGPPSEYHHLLANKIESLISRGYPVALADISYANGADDSLMKLLAEKRLLFGLAAYSGWNTAANSIGTALAQGSLYSLYRQKESLNKDAHLQNLALRMVEDWGYQARIRRKILDRYGLAHGGIPLPPYIIEAVMADLNSNLPIFFATDLANNFPNVYLSEIALPWDRLFDISFRVEINP, encoded by the coding sequence ATGTGCAAAAAGCTTTCCGTTCTTGCCCTTATCCCCCTAATAATCATAACCTCCATAAGTTTTCCTCAGACAAAAACAAAAGCTTTAGTCAAAGATCCCCCTCTAACCATACTTTACGTTCCATTAGATAATAGACCGATAAATTACGATTATGTGATTGCCCTATCTAAAACGGGCGATGGAATAGAACTCATCTTGCCACCTGCCGATCTCTTAAATACGGGAGAAGCCACAACCGATGCTCCGCACATTTGGCAATGGGTCTTTAAGAACGCCAAGGAGGCCGACGCCCTAGTCCTTTCTCTAGACACCCTCTTCTATGGAGGTCTTGTACCATCCCGCAAGCACCAATTGCAGCCCGCTCAGCTCCAAGATCGCATCACTAAGCTCTATAAGTTAACTGATGCTATCAATGCGCCGGTATATGCCTTCTCTACGGTTATGCGTTCCCTTAACCCCAGAGGGGAGCAGCATTCTTTTAGTCCCGATGCCATTAACCGCCGAAATCTCAATTTACAGATGACCGAAAAGACCCTTTTGATGGTGGAATCGGGCAAAATAGACTTTCTCATAGTGAGCCTGGACGATGTCGTATCATTTAGCAAGGCCGACAAGGGGAGCAATCGTCTAACCGAGGCTATTGCGACCGCAAACAAGAAGGCCAGACGGGTTGAGGTTTTTCACGGTGCCGATGAATTGGGCTCCCTCTTGTTTGCGCGAGCCGTAAATGATTTAAGCGGCTACAAACCAAAAATTTTTGTCACATCTCTAAGCGATTTGGAGAACAGGACCATCCTCTTATACGAGGATAGGCCCTTTATTTCAAGCATGTCTCTAAAAATCAATGCGCTGGGAGGTCAACCGGTCAGCGATCCCGATGCTGCAGATCTTGTCTTGCTGATAAATGCGGCGCAAAACGGCGTCAGAGAGGCTTCCGCCCAGAGCGGGGGGCCGCCTTCTGAGTATCATCATCTCTTGGCTAATAAAATAGAATCTTTGATATCGCGGGGCTATCCGGTTGCTTTGGCGGATATCTCATATGCAAACGGGGCAGACGACTCCCTGATGAAGCTTCTGGCCGAAAAGAGGCTGTTATTCGGTCTAGCCGCCTATTCTGGCTGGAATACTGCGGCCAACAGTATCGGCACGGCCCTGGCTCAAGGTTCCCTCTATAGTCTCTATCGCCAGAAGGAGAGCCTTAACAAGGACGCTCACCTTCAGAATTTGGCCCTAAGGATGGTAGAGGATTGGGGATACCAGGCCAGAATAAGACGGAAGATTCTGGATCGCTACGGTCTCGCCCATGGCGGCATTCCTCTTCCGCCATATATTATTGAGGCGGTTATGGCCGATCTAAACTCGAACCTACCGATCTTTTTTGCCACTGACCTGGCGAATAATTTTCCAAATGTGTATCTGTCAGAAATCGCTCTTCCTTGGGATAGGCTCTTTGATATTTCTTTTCGGGTCGAAATAAACCCCTAA
- a CDS encoding SpoIID/LytB domain-containing protein, which translates to MIAQITSSGLTAINELTIEEYLYGCVPSEMPFGWPKEALKSQACAARNYAVKNLGKHGTYDLCATTHCQVYLGVDHEKPSTTAAVNETAVKLIMANGSPIIAYYHSTCGGSTENSENVWTNALNYLKAASCPFCASSPHRDWRATFTFSELEAKLNANPETSVLGALKGIEVASLRGERRVGTVKLTGGQGTKEISAGKLREVLGTGVIKSTWFSISGGSEEEAKKSTATMIIGKAGYSLNDVFTSTDAPPYIKGGRTYVPVRYLANALGIADSGIDWSGLTRTATLTKGADIVTLAIGSKKLLKNAAVISMDVSPEIAGTGRTMLPARWVAEAFGGSVSWDGASKAVTIKY; encoded by the coding sequence ATGATCGCTCAAATAACCTCAAGTGGTCTTACCGCCATAAACGAGCTCACCATAGAAGAGTATCTCTACGGCTGCGTTCCCTCCGAGATGCCCTTTGGCTGGCCCAAAGAGGCTTTAAAGTCTCAGGCCTGTGCCGCCCGTAACTATGCCGTAAAAAATCTGGGCAAGCACGGCACCTACGACCTTTGCGCCACAACTCATTGCCAAGTATATTTGGGGGTCGACCACGAAAAGCCATCCACTACAGCGGCCGTTAACGAAACGGCGGTCAAGCTGATCATGGCAAACGGCAGCCCAATCATAGCCTACTATCACTCCACTTGCGGCGGTTCGACCGAAAATAGCGAAAATGTCTGGACCAATGCTTTAAACTATCTTAAAGCCGCCAGCTGTCCGTTTTGCGCCTCGTCGCCTCATCGCGACTGGAGAGCCACATTTACTTTTTCCGAATTAGAGGCAAAACTTAATGCCAATCCGGAAACCTCAGTTTTGGGGGCCTTAAAGGGGATCGAGGTTGCCTCTCTTAGGGGAGAGAGAAGAGTCGGCACGGTAAAACTGACCGGGGGTCAAGGCACAAAAGAGATATCGGCAGGCAAGCTTCGAGAAGTTCTCGGAACGGGCGTTATAAAGAGCACCTGGTTTAGCATTTCGGGTGGCAGCGAGGAAGAGGCCAAAAAATCGACCGCAACTATGATTATCGGCAAGGCCGGGTATAGTTTAAATGACGTCTTTACAAGTACCGATGCGCCGCCCTACATCAAGGGTGGCCGCACTTATGTACCGGTTAGATATCTGGCCAACGCCCTAGGGATAGCTGATAGCGGGATCGACTGGAGCGGTCTCACCAGAACGGCCACCCTGACCAAAGGGGCGGATATTGTCACCTTAGCGATTGGTAGTAAAAAGTTATTAAAAAACGCCGCCGTTATCTCGATGGACGTATCTCCCGAGATAGCCGGCACAGGCAGAACCATGCTTCCCGCTCGCTGGGTAGCGGAAGCTTTTGGGGGCAGCGTAAGTTGGGACGGCGCCTCCAAGGCTGTAACTATAAAGTATTAG